CGAACAACACCGCGGCGACGGCGACGACCGTCCGCGTTCCGGGGGCGGTGAGCTGTTCCCGGACGACGCGTGCGGTGGCACGCACTGGGACGGCACCATCGCGGCCGTCCTCGAACGCGGTCGTCTTGGGGAACGAGAGCAGTATCGGGACCCCGAGCGCGTGGAGTCCAGCTGAGACAGCGAAGGGAAGCGCCGGCTGGACGGTGTACAGTGCCCCGCCGGCGAGGGTCGCGACCACCGTCACCCCGAGAGTCACCGCCCGCCCGCGCCCCCGGACCGCGGTGAATCGTCGCTCGTCGTTGAGTCGGTCTCGAAGCGTCTCGTAGAGCCACGCGTCCCCGGTCCCCGACCGGAACACCCGCGCGAGTGCCCACAGACCGTAGAGGATGACGAAGGCCGGAAACGACTCCGCGACGACGAATCCTGCGATAGAGAGCGTCATCGCCGTCGTAGAGACGAGCAGACTCGTCCGCCGGCCGAGTCTGTCGCCGAGATAGCCGCTCGGCACCTCGCCGACGACGGTGAGTATTGCACTCTCCGTCGAGAGGAGCGCAATCTCGGTGTACGAGAGGTCCCGGGCGAGGAGGAAGATGGTGAACACCGGCGCGAAGAACCCGAAGGAGAGCGTCGCCTGGTACGCGTAGTACGTCGCGACCACGCGCGAGGGGAGCCGCGACCGGAGCGCCATCACCAGAGTGTCAGTCGGCCCGCTCTAATCGGTTTCCTGACGCGAGATTTTGTACGCCGACTGGTATGTTCTCTCGGCGTGCGCTCGGGTAACCCGTACACTTTCCTCCTTGCGGTCGGAAGCCCCGGCTAACAATGTTAGGTGTTCACCCGTGAGCGAGAAAACGTACTTCGAGCGAATCGTCGACGTGGAGAAGCTCGCCGCGTTCCTCGAAGCGGAGCTCGGTCCCGTCGA
This portion of the Halosegnis longus genome encodes:
- a CDS encoding MFS transporter, with product MALRSRLPSRVVATYYAYQATLSFGFFAPVFTIFLLARDLSYTEIALLSTESAILTVVGEVPSGYLGDRLGRRTSLLVSTTAMTLSIAGFVVAESFPAFVILYGLWALARVFRSGTGDAWLYETLRDRLNDERRFTAVRGRGRAVTLGVTVVATLAGGALYTVQPALPFAVSAGLHALGVPILLSFPKTTAFEDGRDGAVPVRATARVVREQLTAPGTRTVVAVAAVLFAYTNTVNSYVQPTVRDVVGLPVSLLGPLYAGFTLVSAVAGYYTGAVDAWLGSRRTVVLAAPLVILGVGLVTLFPLLAIPAFLAYKGAATLLRSVTAGFLNDRVTDAGRATTLSAASMTYALARLPLLVAAGAFADRRGPRPVFGAVAVVCLLAIALLWLATRRAAVDA